The following are encoded in a window of Geobacter metallireducens GS-15 genomic DNA:
- a CDS encoding FKBP-type peptidyl-prolyl cis-trans isomerase: MRSVEKLLVLFLFVTGVAIAACSDKDAKSLGEAKPAAVSTAPAGAVTTPSGLSYVDLVVGNGPQPTSGKPVKVHYTGWLENGTKFDSSVDRGEPFVFTIGAGEVIPGWDEGVMTMKVGGKRRLIVPAQLGYGAAGAGGVIPPNATLIFEVELLEAAK, from the coding sequence GTGAGATCCGTTGAAAAGTTGCTCGTTCTGTTTCTCTTTGTCACCGGGGTTGCCATTGCCGCGTGTTCCGACAAGGACGCGAAGTCCTTGGGGGAGGCCAAGCCCGCCGCCGTTTCCACGGCGCCGGCTGGAGCCGTCACGACACCGTCGGGGCTTTCCTACGTGGATCTCGTTGTCGGCAACGGCCCCCAGCCGACCTCGGGCAAGCCCGTGAAGGTTCACTATACCGGCTGGCTCGAGAATGGCACCAAGTTCGACAGCTCCGTGGACCGGGGCGAGCCCTTTGTCTTTACCATTGGCGCCGGCGAGGTGATCCCCGGCTGGGACGAAGGGGTGATGACCATGAAGGTGGGGGGCAAACGGCGTCTCATCGTGCCGGCCCAACTCGGGTATGGCGCTGCCGGGGCCGGCGGCGTGATCCCCCCCAACGCGACCCTCATATTTGAAGTGGAACTGCTCGAGGCTGCGAAGTAA
- a CDS encoding EVE domain-containing protein — translation MIRERRFWLFKSEPSCFSFDDLKARPNGTEHWDGVRNFQARNLLRDEIKPGDGVLFYHSNIPEPAIVGIAEVVSEGYPDWTALDPSAEHFDPRAGGDNPVWYMVDVRYVRPLKRPVTLNEMKIHSELSGMVLLKRSRLSVQPVTQHEWEYILRLGGID, via the coding sequence GTGATACGCGAGCGCCGTTTCTGGCTCTTCAAAAGCGAGCCTTCCTGTTTCTCCTTCGATGACTTGAAGGCGCGCCCCAACGGCACCGAGCACTGGGACGGGGTGCGGAACTTCCAGGCCCGCAATCTCTTGCGGGATGAGATCAAGCCCGGTGACGGAGTTCTCTTTTACCACAGCAACATCCCCGAGCCCGCCATCGTCGGCATCGCCGAGGTGGTGAGCGAAGGCTATCCCGACTGGACGGCACTGGATCCGTCGGCCGAACACTTCGACCCCCGGGCGGGCGGGGACAATCCTGTCTGGTACATGGTTGACGTGAGGTATGTCCGGCCCCTGAAGCGGCCGGTAACCCTCAACGAGATGAAGATACATTCCGAACTGTCCGGTATGGTGCTTCTCAAGAGGAGCCGCCTGTCGGTTCAGCCGGTGACGCAACACGAGTGGGAATACATCCTCCGCCTGGGCGGAATTGATTGA
- a CDS encoding DUF1015 domain-containing protein, which yields MALIKPFRALRPPKSLAEKVAALPYDVMNVEEAKAMAAGNPYSFLHVSRPEIDLPAEVDPYAEEVYVKGRENMQRFIAEGTLILDRDECYYVYRQRMGAIEQTGLVVCAGVDDYESGVIKKHELTRADKEEDRVRHIDYLDANDEPVFYTYRNDPAITAIVAGVAAGEPTYHFTTDDGVIHTLWIISDRAVIDDLTTRFAAIETLYVADGHHRSAAAGRVRELRRAANPGHTGNEEYNWFLTVIFPDSEMNIMPYNRAVKDLNGHSVAELMARIGERFAITPATGGFAPSQRHEFGMYLEGRWYQLVAKEGTFDEGDAVSHLDVSILQNNLLSPILAIRNPRTDQRISFVGGIRGTDELERLVDGGGYRIAFSLNPTSMEELMQLADAGQIMPPKSTWFEPKLRSGLFVHQLS from the coding sequence ATGGCACTGATCAAACCTTTCCGGGCACTGCGCCCGCCAAAATCTCTGGCCGAGAAGGTCGCAGCGCTTCCCTATGACGTCATGAACGTCGAGGAGGCGAAGGCCATGGCTGCTGGCAATCCGTACAGTTTTCTCCATGTCTCCCGTCCCGAGATCGATCTTCCGGCGGAGGTGGACCCCTATGCCGAGGAGGTTTACGTGAAGGGGCGCGAGAACATGCAGCGCTTCATCGCCGAGGGAACTCTTATCCTGGACCGGGACGAGTGTTACTACGTCTATCGCCAGAGGATGGGGGCCATCGAGCAGACGGGCCTCGTGGTCTGTGCCGGTGTGGACGATTACGAGAGCGGCGTCATTAAGAAGCATGAGCTGACCCGTGCCGACAAGGAAGAGGACCGGGTCAGGCATATCGATTACCTGGATGCCAACGACGAGCCGGTGTTTTACACCTACCGTAACGACCCCGCCATAACCGCCATCGTGGCCGGCGTGGCCGCCGGTGAACCTACCTATCATTTCACCACCGACGATGGGGTCATCCACACCCTCTGGATCATCAGCGACCGGGCGGTCATCGATGATCTCACGACGCGGTTTGCCGCCATCGAAACCCTCTACGTCGCCGACGGCCATCACCGGAGCGCCGCTGCCGGCCGTGTGCGGGAACTGCGGCGTGCCGCCAATCCCGGCCACACGGGAAACGAGGAGTATAACTGGTTCCTCACGGTCATCTTCCCCGACAGCGAGATGAACATCATGCCCTACAACCGGGCGGTGAAGGACCTGAACGGCCACTCCGTTGCCGAGTTGATGGCCCGCATCGGCGAGCGCTTTGCCATAACGCCGGCGACCGGGGGATTCGCGCCGTCCCAGCGGCACGAATTCGGCATGTACCTTGAGGGGCGTTGGTATCAGCTCGTCGCCAAGGAGGGAACCTTCGACGAGGGGGATGCGGTGTCGCACCTGGATGTCTCCATCCTCCAGAACAATCTCCTGAGTCCGATTCTCGCCATCCGCAACCCCCGCACCGACCAGCGGATCTCCTTTGTGGGGGGAATCCGGGGGACCGACGAACTGGAGCGGCTCGTGGATGGCGGGGGCTATCGGATCGCCTTCTCTCTCAACCCCACCTCCATGGAAGAACTCATGCAGCTGGCCGATGCCGGGCAGATAATGCCCCCCAAGTCCACCTGGTTCGAACCGAAACTGCGCAGCGGGCTCTTTGTCCACCAGCTCTCGTAG
- a CDS encoding C40 family peptidase has protein sequence MKRFVVHLIAFIVVSLLAAAGCAAPRAGISRIGHAIQVGAFSEVKNAERLAAQLQVRGIEAFYFKRDNGLYAVRFGDFPSKQAAQKEARKLVSDGLIGAYFIAPPQDLSGKRETVVKREPAATIGRLPAEPRKKQPEAPKGEKDMGQIAARTAERFVGIPYRWGGNTVVDGMDCSGFARAVYNLCGVNIPRTSREQFKVGDPVARDDLKDGDLVFFGSSEDSINHVGIYVGDKRFVHAPRRGDDIKISSLDENYFAKKFMGGRRYF, from the coding sequence ATGAAGAGATTCGTTGTCCATCTGATAGCATTTATTGTCGTCTCCCTCCTGGCGGCCGCCGGCTGTGCCGCGCCGCGGGCGGGAATCTCCCGCATCGGCCACGCCATCCAGGTGGGGGCCTTTTCCGAGGTGAAAAACGCCGAACGCCTGGCGGCCCAGCTCCAGGTGCGGGGAATCGAAGCCTTCTACTTCAAGCGGGACAATGGTCTCTACGCCGTCCGTTTCGGCGATTTCCCATCCAAGCAGGCTGCCCAGAAGGAGGCCCGGAAGCTGGTTTCCGACGGCCTTATCGGCGCCTATTTTATCGCGCCGCCCCAGGACCTTTCCGGCAAACGCGAAACCGTGGTGAAACGGGAGCCTGCGGCCACCATTGGCCGTCTTCCCGCAGAGCCCCGAAAGAAGCAGCCCGAAGCCCCGAAGGGGGAGAAGGACATGGGGCAGATTGCTGCCCGTACCGCAGAGCGTTTTGTGGGGATACCCTACCGTTGGGGGGGTAATACCGTTGTGGACGGGATGGATTGCAGCGGTTTTGCCCGCGCCGTCTACAACCTCTGTGGTGTCAACATCCCCCGCACCTCCCGGGAACAGTTCAAGGTGGGGGACCCGGTGGCCCGTGACGACCTGAAGGATGGCGACCTGGTTTTTTTCGGCTCATCCGAGGATAGCATCAACCACGTGGGCATCTACGTGGGAGACAAGCGGTTCGTCCATGCCCCCCGTCGTGGTGATGACATCAAGATCTCATCCCTCGACGAGAACTACTTTGCGAAGAAGTTCATGGGTGGACGCAGGTATTTCTAA
- the prfB gene encoding peptide chain release factor 2 (programmed frameshift), with translation MFREEVARVENLSERIAKLRGSLDIDSKREDIQEMEAHIAAPGFWDDNEKAQQLLRERTRIEKILELWDRLTRQADDIRVLIELGEEAGDEGTLDEVRALNDQLEKDVEGAEFQRMLSGTHDKNACYFSINAGAGGTEAQDWAEMLLRMYLRYCERKGWKTEITDYQGGDEAGVKSATFTVDGEYAYGYLKAEAGIHRLVRISPFDSNARRHTSFASVFAFPEIEDDIEVTINEADLRIDTYRSSGAGGQHVNTTDSAVRITHIPTGLVAASQCERSQHMNKATAMKMLRAKLYEKELQEREAKAAEIGGEKKEIGWGSQIRSYVLHPYKMVKDLRTGVETGNPDAVLDGDLEEFIVAFLMGVRRDVKDTVD, from the exons ATGTTCAGAGAAGAAGTAGCCCGCGTTGAAAATCTTTCGGAGCGCATCGCCAAGCTCCGGGGGTCTCTT GACATAGACAGCAAGCGGGAGGATATCCAGGAGATGGAGGCCCATATCGCGGCCCCCGGCTTCTGGGATGACAACGAGAAGGCCCAGCAACTCCTCAGGGAACGGACGCGGATCGAGAAGATCCTGGAGCTCTGGGACCGTCTGACCCGTCAGGCCGACGATATCCGGGTGCTGATCGAGCTGGGCGAGGAGGCCGGGGACGAGGGAACCCTCGACGAGGTCCGGGCACTCAATGACCAGCTGGAAAAGGATGTGGAGGGGGCCGAGTTCCAGCGGATGCTCTCGGGCACCCACGACAAGAACGCCTGCTACTTTTCCATCAACGCCGGCGCAGGGGGTACCGAGGCCCAGGACTGGGCCGAGATGCTGCTCAGGATGTATCTCCGCTACTGCGAGCGCAAGGGGTGGAAAACGGAGATCACCGACTATCAGGGCGGCGACGAGGCTGGGGTCAAGTCGGCCACCTTTACCGTTGACGGTGAGTATGCATACGGCTATCTTAAGGCCGAAGCCGGCATCCACCGCCTCGTGCGGATTTCTCCTTTCGATTCCAATGCCCGGCGACATACCTCCTTCGCCTCGGTCTTCGCCTTCCCCGAGATCGAGGACGATATCGAGGTAACGATCAACGAAGCAGATCTGAGAATCGACACCTACCGCTCCAGCGGGGCCGGCGGCCAGCACGTGAATACTACCGATTCAGCCGTCCGGATCACCCATATCCCCACGGGCCTCGTGGCTGCCAGCCAGTGCGAGCGGAGCCAGCACATGAACAAGGCGACCGCCATGAAGATGCTCCGGGCCAAGCTCTACGAGAAGGAGCTTCAGGAGCGGGAGGCCAAGGCCGCCGAGATCGGCGGTGAGAAGAAGGAGATCGGCTGGGGAAGCCAGATTCGCTCCTATGTCCTTCATCCCTACAAGATGGTGAAGGATCTGAGGACCGGCGTTGAAACCGGCAACCCCGACGCGGTTCTGGACGGCGATCTCGAGGAGTTCATCGTCGCCTTCCTCATGGGGGTACGCCGGGACGTTAAGGACACCGTAGACTGA
- the lnt gene encoding apolipoprotein N-acyltransferase: protein MDYRRLRMPDFDAIPRRDYLMAVLSGVLLALSFPSPGISPLAWIAFAPLLLACGRKDPRKAFRLGFVTGLAAYAGILYWITIVVTTYGKLPWIVSVGVLSMLVSYLALYPAVVAYLVRRGEERGISLLISFPLLWVGLEYGRAFLVTGFPWASLGYTQYRTLPLIQIADITGVYGLSFLIALANVVLFRIIRGFAAREPAPYPVKSVVLLLVLLLVTIAYGFKRLHVPEGGAPFKVALIQGNIDQNIKWDPSFQEETVAIYERLSRKACAAGPSDLLVWPESAAPFYFQDEPRYASRIKGLARELKTCAVVGSPAFEKDGERLKYLNSAFLLSPWGDVIGRSDKIHLVPFGEYVPMAKLLPFVNKLVAGIGDFSPGAQIAALDTGKGRIGILVCFEGIFPELSRAYVRAGSRLLVNITNDAWFGRSSAPYQHISMTVFRAVENRVPLVRAANTGITSIIDSRGHIRGMTPLFQEAVLNGEVRLGEGESFYNRYGDVFAWACVAGAAVVAALAFRRKSIHHQ, encoded by the coding sequence GTGGACTACCGCAGATTACGGATGCCCGATTTTGACGCCATTCCACGGCGTGACTACCTGATGGCGGTTCTCTCGGGGGTGCTCCTTGCCCTCTCGTTCCCGAGTCCCGGCATCTCCCCCCTGGCCTGGATCGCGTTTGCGCCGCTCCTGCTCGCCTGCGGCCGGAAGGACCCCCGCAAGGCCTTCCGGCTGGGGTTCGTCACAGGACTCGCCGCCTACGCCGGGATTCTCTACTGGATCACCATTGTCGTCACCACCTACGGAAAGCTTCCGTGGATCGTGAGCGTCGGCGTCCTTTCCATGCTCGTGTCCTACCTGGCCCTCTATCCGGCCGTGGTGGCCTATCTGGTCCGGCGGGGGGAGGAGCGGGGGATTTCCCTGCTCATTTCGTTTCCGCTGCTATGGGTGGGATTGGAGTATGGCCGCGCCTTCCTCGTCACCGGGTTTCCCTGGGCGAGTCTCGGCTACACCCAGTACCGGACCCTTCCCCTCATTCAGATCGCCGACATCACCGGGGTCTACGGCCTGAGCTTTCTCATCGCCCTGGCAAACGTGGTCCTCTTCCGGATCATCCGCGGCTTTGCGGCCCGGGAGCCAGCTCCCTACCCGGTGAAGAGCGTCGTACTCCTGCTCGTGCTGCTTCTGGTTACCATTGCCTACGGCTTCAAGCGCCTCCATGTCCCCGAGGGCGGTGCGCCGTTCAAGGTGGCCCTCATCCAGGGAAACATCGACCAGAACATCAAGTGGGATCCGTCGTTCCAGGAGGAAACCGTCGCCATCTACGAGCGGCTGTCGCGCAAGGCCTGCGCCGCCGGCCCTTCCGATCTTCTGGTTTGGCCCGAAAGCGCGGCCCCGTTTTATTTTCAGGACGAGCCGCGGTACGCCTCCCGCATCAAGGGGCTTGCCAGGGAACTCAAAACCTGCGCCGTGGTGGGAAGCCCCGCCTTCGAGAAGGACGGGGAGCGGCTGAAGTACCTGAACAGCGCCTTTCTCCTTTCCCCGTGGGGGGACGTGATCGGCCGCAGCGACAAGATTCACCTGGTCCCCTTCGGCGAGTATGTCCCTATGGCAAAACTCCTTCCCTTCGTGAACAAGCTCGTGGCAGGCATCGGCGATTTCTCGCCCGGTGCGCAGATAGCCGCCCTGGACACCGGCAAGGGGAGGATCGGCATCCTCGTCTGCTTCGAGGGGATATTCCCGGAACTCTCCCGTGCCTACGTCCGGGCCGGGAGCCGCCTCCTTGTCAACATCACCAACGACGCCTGGTTCGGACGCTCCTCGGCCCCCTACCAGCATATCTCCATGACCGTCTTCCGTGCCGTGGAGAACCGGGTGCCGCTGGTGCGGGCTGCCAACACCGGCATAACCTCCATCATCGACAGCAGGGGACACATCCGGGGGATGACCCCTCTCTTCCAAGAGGCGGTGCTGAACGGCGAGGTGCGGCTGGGGGAGGGTGAGAGCTTCTATAACCGTTATGGCGACGTGTTCGCCTGGGCGTGTGTTGCGGGCGCGGCGGTGGTTGCGGCCCTTGCTTTCAGAAGAAAGAGTATTCACCATCAATAA
- a CDS encoding hemolysin family protein: protein MDEGSGRKSAGLMDMFGRFLTGKKRITEEEIQDIIDASEEEGLINPEENEMIRSIFELRDTVVREIMVPRTDMACVSADTSVGEVLRTIITCGHSRIPVYDGTVDNIIGLIYAKDLLKYWGMGDSSINIRRIMRTPYFIPESKNLEELLQEFKRKRVHIAIVIDEYGGTSGLVTIEDLLEQIVGDIQDEYDLEEDWIVEEPDGSVLVDARLPIEDLEERFGIEIEREKFDTVAGLIFHLTGRIPKVGEEIENDALRMTVLEGGERNIRKVRVARRAGASEETEG from the coding sequence TTGGACGAGGGCTCTGGCAGGAAAAGCGCCGGACTGATGGACATGTTTGGCAGGTTTCTGACCGGCAAGAAGCGGATCACCGAAGAGGAGATCCAGGATATCATCGATGCCAGCGAGGAAGAGGGGCTCATCAACCCGGAAGAGAACGAGATGATCCGCTCCATTTTCGAGCTCCGCGACACGGTGGTCAGGGAGATCATGGTGCCGCGCACCGACATGGCCTGCGTCTCCGCCGATACCTCGGTGGGAGAGGTGCTGAGGACCATCATAACCTGCGGCCACTCGCGGATTCCGGTCTACGACGGGACTGTCGACAACATCATCGGCCTCATTTACGCCAAGGACCTCCTCAAATATTGGGGGATGGGGGACTCCTCCATCAATATCAGGCGTATTATGCGCACCCCCTACTTCATTCCCGAGTCCAAGAACCTGGAAGAGCTCCTCCAGGAGTTCAAACGCAAACGGGTCCATATCGCCATCGTCATCGACGAGTACGGGGGCACGTCGGGGCTCGTCACCATCGAAGACCTGCTGGAGCAGATCGTGGGAGATATCCAGGACGAGTACGACCTTGAGGAGGATTGGATCGTGGAGGAGCCCGACGGCTCGGTCCTTGTGGATGCCAGACTCCCCATCGAAGACCTTGAGGAGCGCTTCGGCATCGAAATCGAGCGGGAGAAGTTCGACACCGTGGCCGGGCTCATCTTCCACCTGACCGGGCGGATCCCCAAGGTCGGCGAGGAGATCGAAAACGACGCTCTTCGGATGACTGTCCTTGAGGGTGGCGAACGGAATATCAGGAAGGTGCGGGTGGCCCGCAGGGCCGGCGCCTCCGAGGAGACCGAAGGGTAG
- a CDS encoding diacylglycerol kinase, translating to MKPSRFIDSVNCAIEGIFWATRTQKHMRRHFLSALVLLFAVLFLRVSALEFTLLAVSVSFVLFAELMNTAVEVVVDMVSPEYHPLARIAKDVAAGGVLVAAIGAAVMGYLILSHYIFPIYKEALAMIGTPSEMGAVVALLAVVIVVVILKSISGKGTPLEGGLPSGHAAVAFSIATLVTLNTQDPLTSILAIILAVMVSHSRLLLNIHTMREVVFGAATGTGITLLVLMLFRFMK from the coding sequence GTGAAGCCGTCGCGCTTCATCGATTCCGTCAACTGCGCCATCGAGGGGATATTCTGGGCCACCCGCACCCAGAAGCACATGCGCCGGCACTTCCTGTCGGCCCTGGTGCTCCTCTTCGCGGTGCTTTTTCTCAGGGTGTCGGCCTTGGAGTTCACGCTTCTGGCAGTCTCTGTTTCGTTCGTGCTCTTTGCCGAGCTCATGAATACGGCAGTGGAGGTGGTGGTGGACATGGTGTCGCCGGAGTACCACCCCCTGGCCAGGATCGCTAAGGATGTGGCCGCCGGCGGGGTGCTCGTGGCGGCCATCGGCGCAGCGGTCATGGGCTATCTGATCCTGTCCCATTACATCTTTCCCATTTACAAGGAGGCGCTTGCCATGATAGGTACCCCGTCGGAGATGGGGGCGGTGGTGGCCCTGCTGGCGGTGGTGATCGTGGTGGTGATCCTCAAGTCGATTTCCGGCAAGGGGACGCCGCTGGAGGGGGGATTGCCGAGCGGACACGCGGCAGTGGCCTTTTCCATCGCCACGCTGGTCACGCTCAATACCCAGGATCCCCTCACTTCGATCCTGGCCATAATCCTTGCCGTCATGGTGAGCCATTCGCGGCTCCTGCTCAACATCCACACCATGCGCGAGGTGGTTTTCGGCGCGGCCACCGGGACGGGAATCACCCTCCTGGTGTTGATGCTGTTCCGGTTCATGAAATAG
- the ybeY gene encoding rRNA maturation RNase YbeY — protein sequence MKVAIANRQRRHPIGTPRLRKVAERILSALGYPDSELSVVITGDLGIRRVNREYLHKDRPTNVISFAMAEGEFGALNPAMLGDVIISADTAAREAEEGGVSFWSRLCFLLLHGILHITGYDHERSGEAEARRMEAKEREIFAILEREGLV from the coding sequence GTGAAGGTAGCGATAGCGAACCGGCAAAGGCGGCACCCGATCGGGACGCCACGCCTCAGAAAAGTGGCGGAGAGGATATTAAGCGCCTTGGGATATCCCGATAGCGAGCTGTCGGTGGTCATAACCGGCGATCTCGGCATCAGGCGTGTCAACCGCGAGTATCTCCACAAGGACCGCCCCACGAACGTCATCTCCTTCGCCATGGCCGAGGGGGAGTTCGGTGCCCTCAATCCCGCCATGCTGGGGGATGTGATCATCTCCGCGGACACGGCGGCCCGGGAGGCGGAAGAGGGGGGAGTCTCCTTCTGGTCCCGACTCTGCTTTCTGCTGCTCCACGGCATCCTTCACATTACCGGCTACGACCACGAGCGGAGCGGCGAGGCGGAAGCCCGGCGGATGGAGGCGAAGGAACGGGAAATCTTCGCGATCCTGGAGAGGGAAGGGCTTGTCTAG
- a CDS encoding HD family phosphohydrolase, with protein sequence MPTQSSNTDNEMRASLPRSVGRLFNNLLERFSNPRQDARNRRVLLLLTAFVLTLLILPRQEFLSVRYKAGDIATTDIRATQDYLLEDRLLTEKKRNEAEAAVPYVYAFSLDGAGELVGRVEQALALLQQAATAEPSQGVGLDESLRGLFGFSLSPAEKALLMRLGADAGLMDHVRALAERLYANKIVVDKRSFAGDTAHGIVLVDARTGESLGKMEYTVSPIEPAEVQEIVKGMKIGTPGLSPREIETLKGFVGKGVRPNLTFSRDLTEQAQERARYSVRPVLLQVKQGEMIVRVGERVTAEQVQKLEMISSAGGDINKLFTGIGLFGLVLVILYFPYRFARKNIRKFSPVTKDLLLISLVTAGMFFLLKIALTISAALGTPFPSIDARDYFYLFPFAVGPMLIRIILNSEVAMVYTAITAPLLGIMFNNSLFVVVYGLLGGIVGAHGVRHCKDRSRIYTAGVKVSVVNFAMALAFQTMSDSFLSLQTIWCALFALAGGLLCSAIVTGTIPLIETVFHYVTDIKLLELSNLNSPILRELMVRAPGTYHHSVLVGNLVEAAAETINANPLLARVAAYYHDIGKISKPQYFIENTGGGDNRHDKLAPSMSALILISHVKEGVELAREHRVGRPIVDIIRQSHGTALMSFFYQKAKTQAGDGQAVHERDFRYPGPKPQSREAGLVMLADCVEAASRTLVNPTPDRIQGLVQKIINNIFIDGQLDECELTLKNLHEIAKSFNRILAGIYHQRIDYPEPAFKEKEKPTGGKKPSEGSDSEPAKAAPDRDATPQKSGGEDIKRLGISR encoded by the coding sequence ATGCCCACCCAAAGCAGTAACACTGATAATGAAATGCGTGCCTCTCTCCCTCGATCCGTCGGGAGGCTCTTTAACAATCTCCTCGAGCGTTTTTCTAATCCGCGCCAGGACGCCAGGAATCGCCGGGTTCTCCTCCTTCTTACCGCGTTTGTTCTCACCCTGCTCATCCTTCCCCGCCAGGAGTTCCTTTCCGTACGATACAAGGCCGGGGATATCGCCACTACCGATATCAGGGCGACCCAGGACTATCTTCTCGAGGACCGTCTCCTCACCGAAAAGAAGCGCAATGAGGCCGAGGCTGCTGTCCCTTACGTGTATGCTTTCTCACTGGATGGGGCTGGCGAGTTGGTGGGACGCGTCGAACAGGCCCTTGCTCTCCTTCAGCAGGCTGCAACCGCCGAGCCTTCCCAGGGGGTGGGGCTGGACGAATCCCTGAGGGGGCTTTTCGGGTTCAGCCTTTCACCTGCGGAGAAAGCCCTCCTCATGCGACTCGGGGCCGATGCCGGCCTGATGGACCATGTGCGTGCCCTGGCCGAACGGCTCTATGCCAACAAGATTGTGGTCGACAAGCGATCCTTTGCCGGTGACACAGCCCACGGCATTGTCCTTGTTGATGCCCGGACCGGCGAATCGCTGGGGAAAATGGAGTACACGGTTTCTCCCATCGAGCCTGCCGAGGTTCAGGAGATCGTCAAGGGGATGAAGATTGGCACCCCCGGCCTCTCTCCGCGGGAGATCGAGACACTGAAGGGGTTCGTGGGGAAAGGGGTGCGGCCGAATCTGACCTTCAGCAGGGATTTGACCGAGCAGGCCCAGGAGAGGGCCCGGTATTCGGTCCGCCCGGTCCTCCTCCAGGTGAAGCAGGGGGAGATGATCGTCAGGGTGGGTGAGCGGGTAACCGCTGAGCAGGTCCAGAAGCTCGAGATGATTTCCTCTGCGGGGGGGGACATCAACAAACTTTTCACCGGCATCGGCCTCTTTGGCCTTGTTCTCGTAATCCTCTATTTTCCCTACCGATTCGCCCGCAAGAACATCCGGAAATTCAGCCCCGTCACCAAGGATCTGCTTCTCATTTCCCTGGTTACGGCCGGCATGTTCTTTCTGCTCAAGATCGCTCTGACCATCTCGGCGGCCCTGGGGACACCATTTCCCAGCATCGATGCCCGTGATTATTTCTACCTCTTTCCCTTTGCCGTGGGTCCGATGCTGATCAGGATCATCCTCAACTCCGAAGTGGCCATGGTCTATACGGCCATCACGGCGCCGCTCCTGGGTATCATGTTCAACAACAGCCTCTTCGTGGTGGTCTACGGGTTGCTCGGGGGGATCGTCGGCGCTCACGGCGTCCGCCACTGCAAGGACCGGAGCCGCATCTACACGGCCGGGGTTAAGGTAAGCGTGGTGAACTTCGCCATGGCGCTTGCCTTCCAGACTATGAGCGACAGTTTCCTCTCCCTCCAGACCATCTGGTGCGCCCTCTTCGCCCTGGCCGGCGGACTCCTCTGTTCGGCCATCGTTACCGGCACTATCCCGCTGATCGAAACCGTTTTCCACTACGTGACCGATATCAAGCTCCTCGAGCTCTCCAACCTCAATTCGCCGATACTGCGGGAGCTGATGGTCCGCGCTCCCGGTACCTACCATCACAGCGTCCTGGTGGGGAACCTGGTGGAGGCGGCTGCGGAGACGATCAATGCGAATCCGCTCCTGGCAAGAGTGGCGGCCTACTACCACGATATCGGCAAGATCAGCAAGCCCCAGTACTTCATCGAAAATACGGGAGGAGGCGATAACCGCCACGACAAGCTTGCCCCGAGCATGAGCGCTCTCATTCTCATCTCACACGTGAAGGAGGGGGTTGAGCTGGCCCGCGAGCATCGGGTGGGGCGCCCCATTGTCGATATTATCCGGCAGTCCCACGGCACGGCCCTCATGAGCTTCTTTTACCAGAAGGCAAAAACCCAGGCCGGTGACGGACAGGCCGTGCACGAGCGCGATTTCCGCTATCCCGGCCCCAAGCCCCAGTCCCGGGAGGCGGGCCTGGTCATGCTGGCCGACTGCGTGGAGGCTGCATCCCGCACCCTCGTGAACCCGACTCCTGACCGCATCCAAGGGCTGGTGCAGAAGATCATCAACAACATCTTCATCGACGGTCAGCTTGACGAATGCGAACTGACCCTCAAGAACCTCCACGAAATCGCCAAGAGCTTCAACCGTATCCTGGCCGGCATCTACCATCAGCGCATCGATTACCCGGAGCCGGCCTTCAAGGAAAAAGAGAAACCGACTGGAGGTAAGAAACCGAGTGAAGGTAGCGATAGCGAACCGGCAAAGGCGGCACCCGATCGGGACGCCACGCCTCAGAAAAGTGGCGGAGAGGATATTAAGCGCCTTGGGATATCCCGATAG